Proteins encoded by one window of Candidatus Nomurabacteria bacterium:
- a CDS encoding transglutaminase domain-containing protein has product MITFSHDPQIFHSFLFPSSKDPYFKKIRSQNPFLFISENELQKTEIIARYVHQLWEHDGSHQSENPDPYFIVEQAKKGENFRCVEYATVTCAILWAYGIANRVIRLRTKDSETRLRGAGHVVNEVWMQDTQSWAMLDVQAGFLFKLGNILLSSVGVLNALQQNKSIEIISIGHEEIPPIIAEKYLDWILQYLFYFTTPIVQIFPIVSGKTENDLILVPLGAQNPKIFQQTLFIHGIYTHNINDFYQKLN; this is encoded by the coding sequence ATGATTACTTTTTCTCATGATCCTCAAATATTCCATAGTTTTCTCTTTCCTAGTAGCAAAGACCCATACTTCAAAAAAATAAGGTCACAAAACCCTTTTTTATTCATTAGCGAAAATGAGCTTCAAAAGACAGAGATCATTGCCCGATATGTTCATCAATTATGGGAACATGATGGCAGTCATCAATCAGAAAACCCAGACCCCTATTTTATTGTAGAACAAGCGAAAAAAGGAGAGAATTTCCGATGTGTGGAGTATGCAACCGTTACCTGTGCAATACTGTGGGCATATGGAATTGCTAATAGAGTCATCCGACTACGGACAAAGGATTCAGAAACAAGACTACGAGGAGCCGGTCATGTTGTTAATGAAGTATGGATGCAGGATACTCAATCCTGGGCAATGCTTGATGTCCAAGCTGGTTTTTTATTCAAATTAGGTAATATATTACTTTCATCTGTTGGAGTTCTTAATGCCTTACAGCAAAATAAATCTATAGAAATTATCTCAATCGGACATGAAGAGATACCACCTATAATTGCTGAGAAATATCTTGACTGGATTCTTCAATATCTTTTTTACTTCACAACACCTATTGTGCAAATATTTCCCATCGTGAGTGGGAAAACTGAAAATGATTTAATTCTAGTTCCACTAGGCGCACAAAATCCTAAAATATTCCAACAAACTTTGTTTATCCATGGGATATATACTCATAATATTAACGATTTCTATCAGAAATTAAACTAA
- the uvrB gene encoding excinuclease ABC subunit UvrB, which produces MSIFKLQSEYKPAGDQPQAIKELVQGLKKGLKKQTLLGATATGKTFTIANVIAQNDKPTLVIAHNKTLAAQLAQEYREFFPDHAVHYFVSYYDYYQPEAYMPVTDTYIEKDASINKEIDRLRHASTQSLLMRKDVIIVASVSCIYGLGSPEEYRETNLQVTVGMKMDRHDLLSNLISVHFTRTNADLESGQFRALGNKVEIMPVSDTYVLSIEIMGGSVTKILKIDPVTSEILAEPESIFIFPAKHFLTDKNKVDKAVRAIKTELKEQLKLFEKEGKLLEAERIKRRTTYDLAMIKEIGYCSGIENYSRHLSGKCAGEPPETLLSYFPKTADGKANFLTVIDESHVTVPQLQGMFAGDASRKKTLVEFGFRLPSAQDNRPLKFPEFEERIGQVIYTSATPSVFERTHSEQIVEQIIRPTGLIDPEISLKPIIPKGDYKGQVQDFILEAESTIRGGGRVLATTLTKKMAEDLAAYLKERNMKSEYLHSDIKTIDRIKILTSFRRGEFDCLVGVNLLREGLDLPEVELIGVLDADKEGFLRSETSLIQTIGRAARNVLGRVILYADTMTGSMERAIGETNRRRDIQIAYNKKHGITPATIKKQIKDITAELESDHAKAVNAELSIDMEVFTKANAAITKKEKGKILKLSDEEREKSVYEKIIKLKEKDMNRAVKELDFETAAILRDEIVVLKGRLEPKKK; this is translated from the coding sequence ATGTCAATTTTCAAGCTACAAAGTGAATACAAACCAGCTGGTGATCAGCCACAAGCGATCAAAGAACTTGTCCAGGGTCTCAAAAAAGGCTTAAAAAAACAGACCCTGTTAGGTGCGACGGCAACAGGCAAGACCTTTACGATAGCGAACGTCATAGCGCAAAATGATAAGCCGACGTTGGTCATTGCGCACAATAAAACGTTGGCTGCGCAACTCGCTCAAGAATACAGAGAATTTTTCCCAGATCACGCTGTGCATTACTTTGTCTCCTACTATGACTACTACCAGCCGGAGGCGTACATGCCTGTAACCGACACCTACATAGAAAAAGATGCATCGATCAACAAAGAGATCGATCGGCTTCGTCATGCATCGACGCAGTCATTGCTCATGAGGAAAGATGTCATTATTGTGGCATCAGTCTCATGTATTTATGGTCTCGGTTCTCCAGAAGAATATCGAGAAACAAATCTCCAAGTCACTGTAGGTATGAAAATGGATCGCCACGATCTCCTGTCTAATCTTATTTCTGTCCATTTTACTCGCACCAATGCTGATCTCGAATCAGGACAATTCCGTGCACTCGGTAACAAAGTTGAGATTATGCCGGTGTCTGATACGTATGTATTAAGCATTGAAATTATGGGCGGTAGTGTGACGAAGATCTTGAAAATCGATCCAGTAACTTCAGAAATTTTGGCAGAACCAGAAAGTATTTTTATTTTCCCAGCGAAGCATTTCTTGACCGATAAGAACAAAGTTGATAAAGCAGTACGAGCCATCAAAACTGAACTCAAAGAGCAACTCAAACTTTTTGAAAAAGAAGGCAAGCTACTCGAAGCAGAACGAATCAAGCGTCGTACAACGTATGATCTCGCTATGATCAAAGAAATCGGTTATTGTTCTGGCATTGAGAATTACTCACGACATCTCTCTGGCAAATGTGCTGGGGAACCGCCTGAGACACTGTTATCATATTTCCCAAAGACTGCTGATGGTAAAGCGAATTTCTTAACTGTGATCGATGAATCCCACGTGACCGTACCACAGCTCCAAGGTATGTTTGCTGGTGACGCATCTCGAAAGAAAACGCTTGTCGAATTCGGCTTCCGTTTACCATCGGCTCAAGATAACCGACCACTTAAATTCCCAGAATTTGAAGAGCGCATTGGGCAGGTAATCTATACATCTGCAACTCCAAGTGTATTTGAACGTACGCACAGTGAGCAAATTGTCGAGCAAATTATTCGACCGACGGGACTCATCGATCCAGAAATATCTCTCAAGCCAATTATTCCCAAAGGTGACTATAAGGGCCAAGTGCAGGATTTTATTCTAGAGGCAGAAAGTACTATCCGAGGTGGTGGTAGAGTACTTGCGACGACACTCACCAAGAAAATGGCAGAAGATTTGGCAGCCTACCTCAAAGAGCGCAATATGAAGTCTGAATACCTCCATAGCGATATTAAGACGATCGATCGCATCAAGATTTTGACGTCATTTCGCCGTGGGGAATTTGATTGCTTGGTTGGCGTCAATTTGCTTCGCGAAGGACTTGATTTGCCAGAAGTCGAGCTCATCGGAGTGCTCGATGCTGATAAGGAAGGTTTCCTTCGAAGCGAAACTTCGCTTATCCAAACTATCGGCCGTGCAGCCAGGAATGTGCTCGGGCGGGTTATCCTCTATGCAGATACGATGACAGGCTCGATGGAACGAGCAATAGGTGAGACCAATCGTCGTCGAGACATACAGATCGCGTACAATAAAAAACATGGTATTACGCCTGCCACAATCAAAAAGCAGATCAAAGACATAACTGCTGAGCTCGAAAGTGATCATGCCAAAGCAGTCAACGCAGAACTCTCGATCGACATGGAAGTATTTACCAAAGCTAATGCCGCAATAACCAAGAAAGAAAAGGGTAAAATCTTGAAGCTCTCTGATGAAGAGCGCGAGAAGAGTGTGTATGAGAAAATAATTAAACTCAAAGAGAAAGATATGAACAGGGCAGTCAAAGAACTCGATTTCGAAACGGCGGCTATCTTGAGAGACGAAATAGTAGTATTAAAAGGAAGATTGGAACCAAAGAAAAAATAA